A segment of the Salvelinus namaycush isolate Seneca chromosome 3, SaNama_1.0, whole genome shotgun sequence genome:
ccactcatcggcggatcctcacaaggcaccccgatctctttccgcgatatcttttcagtctctttctcctgcgaatgacggggatgagggcctgttcgggtgtctggagtaaatccctatCATCTGATTAATTAAAGAGAAATTCTTCGTacagttcaaggtgagtaatcgctgttctgatttcCAGAATCTATTTTCGGTCATAACAGACGGTAGCAGcagcattatgtacaaaataaatgacaaaaaatgcggaaaactaacagaaaagcacggttggttaagagcccatgAAACGGCAGCCATCCTCCCCGGCGCCATCTGTAgttggaaagttgagaaataaatatggtaggcctagcctatagaaagctgatggcaTCCTTTTTATTAGTGGTCATCACTGTGTTTTCtcccgcaattgcatagcctatataaatgttgcgcaacatgagctcatgggctctcatgaagtgtttgattagattttcgaataCATTTGAATGGATGTCAATAGTGATTAGAGTGACAAtatagtgctgagtaccaggcagttagcaagtttggtaggctactaatgaccagcagctgCATCatagcttggagaagcctaattaccatgactaaacggtAATGTGGAATTTGACTTGTGACCGCTGGTATGGTGGCAACAGTGTGGCTGCAACAGCCCTAGGTGCACTACAGTATTATCACATATCAAACTGCCCAGCATAATTCCATAGAGCTGCCACAGTTACCAACTACCCTTTCACAATCTCACTGCACCTCCACATGTATTCCTGTAAGGTTATGTAGGCTACCCAAATAAAATAGACAAATGTCTGCATCAGACCATCATATATCTCCTCTGTTACAGAACGAAAAGGAAGAGACTCTCACGACTAATGTCTGGATTGAGATTGTGAGTGTTTCTCTCATTGATAACCACATTTATTTTGATATTGTATCTTCTCAATTAGTTTATCATGTGTTTCCTGCATACGTCTTTGACTagattatttctgtttttttattttctccTACTTTTACCTGATTTCTAGCTGTGTGTCTTTTATTTCCCTCTGATCCTCTCACGCTCTCTACTCTGCCTACACCCTCTGCTCCCTCTCACAGCAATGGAATGATATTCGCCTGGCCTGGAACACCTCTGAGTATTTTGGCATCGAGGTTATCCGTGTGCCTTACAACACAGTGTGGCTTCCTGACATTGTCCTTGAGAACAAGTGAGTCAGTAGAGGAGGGCTTTCAACGTCTTTTTCCTTTGGCTTTTTTCCTCATTCTGATTTCCGCCCTTCTGTGGCACTGCTATGTTTTGACCAATAGACTCTTGAACTCTTTTCATCGCCCTCTCTACCCTTTCTTTccacctcctctcttcccctcctctgttccctctcctctctccctcctcctctgcaGCATTGATGGCAAGTTTGACGTGGCCTACTATGCCAATGTGTTAATCTACTCCAGTGGCTACATGTACTGGCTGCCTCCAGCTATCTACCGCAGCACATGTGCCATAGAAATCACCTACTTCCCCTTTGACTACCAGAACTGCACTTTAGTCTTTAGGTCCCAGACATACAGTGCAAATGAGTTGGAAATCATGCTGGCTGTTGACACGGAGACTGAACAGCCCATTGAGTGGGTGGACATTGATCCTGAGGCCTTCACTGGTATACACACACTAATGTTGCAATGTTTTGTTTTTatggattaaaaaaattatatttcaaaCCTACTACCCCCCTCGATAGTTTTCCACTACTACTCTGGTCCTGTATGTGTGACCAAAATACAGTATATGAAACTTTGTAGTTCCTCAAAATCAATCTGTAGGCCTACACCTATCTGCAAACAACTGACACAACCAGTCAACTGGTCCAATCCTAATGAAATGGTTTCTACTCATCCCAGTGTCTTTGTTTCCAACCTGTTAGAGAATGGTGAGTGGGCCATAAAGCACCGGCCAGCCAGGAAGCTGATCAACTCACGCTACACTCCTGATGACCTGGAGTACCAGGAGATCTCCTTCAACCTGGTCATCCAGAGGAAACCTCTGTTCTACATCATCAACATCATTCTGCCCTGCTCACTTATCTCCTCCCTGGTCGTACTGGCCTACTTCTTACCTGCACAGGGTCAGTGGTATAAGAGTGTAACTTAGAGTTAGTGAAACTGGAAGATGATGCAGTATGCCATCACCAACTGAAGTTAGCAGTTGTCCGCTAGTGTTACTAGTGTTGCTAGTGTTGCTAGTGTTGCTAGTGTTACTAGTGTTGCTAGTGTTGCTAGTGTTGCTAGTGTTACTAGTGTTGCTAGTGTTGCTTTGTATATTGACTATTATTTCAAATTGTTTATATTTAAGAAATGCTCCAACATAGATTTAATGGTTTTGAGTTTCAAACTagagaatgcactgtatgctgtTGGACTTTAGTTGGACTCGGTTAGCCTGTGCAATAGAATGTCAATAGATTTCTGCATCCCAACTAAAGCACTTGGAAGCATTTGGAAACACTTGAACAATCTCATGTTATGTCTGGAATTGCTAGAGTACAATATAATATGCCTGTTGTCATCTATGAGGATGATGATGGGAAAAGCACTGCACTCCCTTCTGTACCCCTCTGACTCTCCATTGTCCCCTTCACAGCTGGGGGACAGAAGTTGACTGTGTCCATCTCTGTCCTGCTGGCTCAGACTGTCTTCCTCTTTCTTATTGCTCAGAAGGTCCCTGAGACATCTCTCAATGTCCCTCTCATTGGCAAGTGAGTAAGAATTTCTCCAGTCTCTTGCTTACTGCCTTCCTCCATATACAGTATTTCTGTAACTCCATAAGAGAGCCCAATCCCCTCTCCATCCACATCTGTCTGTTCTTCTCTTCCCAGGTACCTGATCTTTGTCATGTCTGTGACAACGCTCATCGCCACCAACCAAATCGTGGTGCTCAACATCTCCCTCCGCAGTCCCAATACCCACACCATGTCTCACACTATCAAACACGTATGTATACAGTAACTGTGTAATATCATGGTAATTCGAAATCAAAACCAAAATCAAGGCACCTGTAACATTAGCCCAAACAAACATAGAATGGACAAAGTAAATGTCATCTGTATTAAGAAACAATACGATATGATAAAATGCTACTTTATCAGAATGAATATTCAACTTTTTTCTTGCCAAACTAATACCTATTccacctttcctctcctctgttcagGTCTTCCTGGAGCTTGTCCCTCGATTCCTGGGTATGGACCCTCTGGTGGATGATGGAGAGGCAGAGGCGGAGGTGAATGGAGTGAGGGAGCGACGGCGTAGCTCTTTCGGCCTGATGCAGAGAGCGGAGGAGTATGTGCTAAAACAACCACGCAGCGAGATgatgtttgacaagcagagagagaggcatggcCTCACACGATCCTTTGGTAAGATGAAGGAAAGAGATACTGGTAGGGAGCGAAGGGTAGCACATGGGGGAATGTTTAtttgaggcgacagtacagaatgttaccttttattttagggtattttcatacatactgtatctgttttaccatttagaaatgaacaCATTTTATGTATCTAGTCACCCCATCTGAAGGTGTCATAACTATTTGGAGAAAtgcacttatagtgtattaattaaagtagtaaaaagtttagtatttggtcccatattcctagcatgcaatgactacatcaagcatgtgactctacaaacttgttgcaTGTATTTGCAGTTTATTTTGTTTTGGATTAGgttgaattgtgaataatgatgagtgagtaAGTTACAGaagcataaatatcatacccccccgaaaatgctaacctcccctgttattggtaatggtgagaggttagcatgttttgttggagcctctgttattggtaatggtgagaggttagcatgttttgttgtagcctctgttattggtaatggtgagaggttagcatgttttgttgtagcctctgttattggtaatggtgagaggttagcatgttttggtggtatctttgtgcatctgtaaatttCATTAATGATTATCTgtaatcaaggtaagacccacaTTATTCtaaaagtgtttagaaacatattatattcttatttacaataaaagtgactccacaataacacaatacattatataccattaatttctattgggcacaataTAATCCTAAACAGAAACTTAAAAAattgcaaatgcatccaacaagtttgtagagtcacaagcttgatgtagtcattgtgtgctaggaatatgagAACAAATACTAAACTTGGGGGATTAAATACGGGGGACTAAATACGTAAactgctttcatttctaaacggtaaaacagatatgtatgaaaataccctcaaataaaaggtaaCATTCTGTACTATCGCTTCatattaaacatttgatctcaaatccaaattCTGGAGTATAGAACTAAATTAAACGTTTTAGcctcactgtccaaataaatacggaGTGTAATGTATGTGCATTATCCAGCAAGCCACTTTTCTGAATAGATGTCTGGCTCAATTTGAATTGGTTTTATAAAGCATTTTGCTTGTATTTGGTATTATAAATAAGTATCACAATCAATGGGAAAAGGAGCGGGGATAAAGATTAGCACTGTGGTCCATCATCAGTGTACCTTTAGGTAACTGTATGTGTCTCTGCTACACTAGTGGATGGTATTGATGTGTCTCTGCCACCCTCTAGTGGATGGTATTGATGTGTCTCTGCTACCCTCTAGTGGATGGTATTGATGTGTCTCTGCTACCCTCTAGTggatggtattgatgtgagcaCCACAGCCAGCCTGTACAAGAGCCTCGCCCAAGCTGCTCCTGAGATCAAGGAATGTGTGGATGCTTGCAACTTTATCACTGAGAGCACAAAGCAAGCAAATGACATTGGATCAGTAAGTATTGCTTTTACCCTGGGAATCAGGGGTAAATTTCATCTGAATTCAGCCAGTTCAAGGCCGTATTCACAAAGAGTGCTGATCCAGATTTAtttgtgataaaataaataattatgattaaaaggcctactctgagacactttgtgaatactGGCCCATGACGAGCTGAGAGAGAAATCCTGATAGAACATTGTGGGTTATTATCTCCCCACTTCTACCCCCTTCTGACTCACTGTTAACTGTCCCATAGGAAATGGAAAGCTGGGTATTGATTGGGAAGATGATTGACAAGGTTTGTTTCTGGGTGGCCATGGCTCTCTTCTCCATCGGAACGGTTGCCATCTTCCTCACGGGACATTTCAACTCCGTCCCAGATTTTCCATTCCCTGGGGAAAACAAACGATACCTCCCCAGTTAGGAGGGCAAGGCAAGGcaagccccccccacccccacccttaACCTGGTCACAGGTTATAGGACACATCCTCATCGTCTTCATATCATTGAGAGCTAAGATTTATTCACTTCTTACTCTTACTTACTTATTTGTTTGTCTTTTTAGCAGTAGATGACTGAAAATGGTATCGTCTTGATATGACGTCATCCTTTTTGATAAATATTTCATACTGTGTTTTGAGTTTTAGCTTAACCATTTCTTGTTATGTGTGATTTACATGTgtgcattttattttttataaggCCTGTGACATGAAAATGCCAAAAACCTCAAACAGTTTGTAGCAAAGCAGTTGTGAAATTAATTCAACATGTCTGCTGTGGGCTTTTGTGGGCTCTGTTATGTTAGAACAAAAT
Coding sequences within it:
- the LOC120044297 gene encoding acetylcholine receptor subunit gamma-like, translated to MNFAMATHSFWTCLIATAGLLWGVTIPVSCNEESKLIGDLFRGYNKNIRPAAHPTDKVEVQVKLILTNLISLNEKEETLTTNVWIEIQWNDIRLAWNTSEYFGIEVIRVPYNTVWLPDIVLENNIDGKFDVAYYANVLIYSSGYMYWLPPAIYRSTCAIEITYFPFDYQNCTLVFRSQTYSANELEIMLAVDTETEQPIEWVDIDPEAFTENGEWAIKHRPARKLINSRYTPDDLEYQEISFNLVIQRKPLFYIINIILPCSLISSLVVLAYFLPAQAGGQKLTVSISVLLAQTVFLFLIAQKVPETSLNVPLIGKYLIFVMSVTTLIATNQIVVLNISLRSPNTHTMSHTIKHVFLELVPRFLGMDPLVDDGEAEAEVNGVRERRRSSFGLMQRAEEYVLKQPRSEMMFDKQRERHGLTRSFVDGIDVSTTASLYKSLAQAAPEIKECVDACNFITESTKQANDIGSEMESWVLIGKMIDKVCFWVAMALFSIGTVAIFLTGHFNSVPDFPFPGENKRYLPS